One window of the Triticum dicoccoides isolate Atlit2015 ecotype Zavitan chromosome 3B, WEW_v2.0, whole genome shotgun sequence genome contains the following:
- the LOC119274374 gene encoding probable F-box protein At1g44080, which translates to MLTLHLILLQLPSGRISLLLGWGKQKQGIVTDLLRRIDGVYNPSSYLSPPVSPDPYPMEEPTAAGPDWSKLPPDVLTTVLGDLEFPDLFRAADVCTAWRATARALRRLGIYSRPQTPCLLYTTAAAGPRAAELFSLADKKAYRARLPDPPIGERNIIGSSYGWLVTADARSELHLLNPATGEQVALPSVATIEQVSPILDRQGNLERYHLSLHGDDPQPYGVDELRGVLYLKAVLSCDPALGDCTVVLIHNPYRDLSFARVGDDKWHWIPSAPREPPRYSDCIFGDDGALYAMDLLGGMYRYAIQGSCATRDMIFKETSPFVAYNGYLSKTSCGSVLQIWRVKRKTRGEQEEMHTVDIEVYMTDLDKQQIVRVRTLGDYALFIGHNYTCCLSTQDYPGLLRNHVYFTDDDEYWLIDSKDNRRDVGILDLEDLSATDVVSPQPWLNWPIPVWITPSFNKIHK; encoded by the coding sequence ATGCTTACCCTTCACCTAATTCTACTCCAACTCCCCTCGGGAAGAATCTCACTCCTACTCGGATGGGGGAAGCAGAAGCAGGGCATCGTCACCGATTTGCTCCGCCGCATCGACGGCGTATATAATCCCAGCTCTTATCTTTCTCCCCCTGTCTCGCCAGATCCCTATCCAATGGAGGAACCGACGGCGGCCGGCCCCGACTGGTCAAAGCTGCCGCCGGACGTCCTCACCACCGTCCTCGGCGACCTCGAGTTCCCGGATCTATTCCGCGCCGCCGACGTCTGCACCGCCTGGCGGGCCACCGCCCGCGCCCTCCGTCGCCTCGGGATCTACAGCCGCCCCCAAACCCCCTGCCTCCTctacaccaccgccgccgccggcccccgcGCCGCCGAGCTCTTCAGCCTCGCCGACAAGAAGGCCTACAGGGCGCGCCTCCCGGACCCTCCCATCGGGGAGCGCAACATCATCGGCTCCTCGTACGGGTGGCTCGTCACCGCCGACGCCCGCTCCGAGCTCCACCTCCTCAACCCCGCCACCGGCGAGCAGGTCGCGCTCCCCTCCGTCGCCACCATCGAGCAGGTAAGCCCCATCCTCGACCGCCAAGGCAACCTTGAAAGGTACCATCTTTCTCTCCATGGGGATGATCCGCAGCCCTATGGGGTGGACGAGCTCCGCGGAGTCCTCTATCTCAAGGCCGTGCTGTCCTGCGATCCCGCATTGGGGGATTGCACGGTCGTGCTGATTCACAATCCCTATAGGGATCTCTCGTTTGCGAGGGTCGGCGATGACAAGTGGCACTGGATACCTTCGGCACCTCGTGAACCGCCGCGGTACTCAGACTGCATATTTGGCGATGATGGTGCGCTCTACGCCATGGATCTCCTCGGCGGGATGTATCGCTATGCCATCCAAGGTTCTTGTGCCACCCGGGATATGATTTTCAAGGAAACTTCGCCATTCGTGGCATATAATGGATACCTATCCAAGACATCATGTGGCAGTGTGCTGCAAATATGGAGGGTCAAGAGGAAAACAAGGGGGGAGCAAGAAGAGATGCATACAGTTGATATTGAGGTGTACATGACTGACCTTGACAAGCAGCAGATAGTTCGTGTGCGGACGTTGGGGGATTACGCGTTGTTCATCGGGCACAACTATACTTGTTGCCTTTCCACACAGGACTACCCAGGGCTTCTGCGGAACCATGTCTATTTTACGGACGATGACGAGTATTGGCTGATAGATTCGAAAGACAATCGTCGGGATGTTGGAATACTAGAtttggaggatttaagtgccactGATGTTGTATCTCCTCAACCATGGTTGAATTGGCCAATTCCCGTATGGATCACTCCAAGTTTTAATAAGATCCATAAATAG